One region of Triticum aestivum cultivar Chinese Spring chromosome 6B, IWGSC CS RefSeq v2.1, whole genome shotgun sequence genomic DNA includes:
- the LOC123133017 gene encoding disease resistance protein RGA5 isoform X2: MDLKPANILLDGKNMVPKITDFDLSRPDENSHTTGQCVGTQGYIAPEYRDASKTSMKCDIYSLGVVIIELVTGCKGLPDEHKVLRRWRHRWSKPPTILQLQQVTRCIKIGVRCREKKPEHRPPISEIISFLGEPASTDDHTSQICPDYNEDDMLGIKPLELRLPSEGKKEISCSVELTNDTANCIAFNIQPSRPRLYGAQPNKGIVRPQSKYGVKITVPPQHIEHVEKFIIKSRKVSEGLGDETIIECMFEEAGIVVDEVDLKIKYNPIFEKSKLLPERAIFSRHYHTNMKYLQEESDQAVDVTRGAMGSVLDKLGKLITEENNLEHNMKIDIESFSQELMKLHLDLPKLEKHDGVKFWVNEVKELSYKIEDMVDGLLVPVEHESTSSELSDEGLDPWQYAINHIGRVIKDIKNKVQCVTDNRNMYNFDVNNVLANVKAKATTGLQIWAKKDKEELIGIEKPRDELISLFEEDGNVPNNKLKIFSIVGMGGLGKTTLVKAVYDKLEAQYHPMAFVKVGQNVDVKVVLKNILTGCGKDATNMEHLDVEQLTSQLQQLLMYERYFIVIDDLWDSETMNNETWDTIKFALPGNNYGIRVITTTRIDHVARACCYDEMKCIRMMNPLSDNDSRTLFLSRIFGPKEPCPDALKDISIHILKRCGGLPLAINSIANLLIGDQRRSTWDDVRQNWSAMMKGNALERMNQILDLSYVHLPYQLKTCLLYVGMYQNSNKDLHHMLRKWVAEGFVEKSTNDEVDEDVAELYLRALRGMCMLQVDKVGYCNGDVLHYRVHPIMLDLIRVKAAIENFIHVIDGSKSMGGDIHRVSVHHNDKVDKQIWGAIEEGSLSHVRSVFLRRSSLVPYFLELKYVRVLHIEYKYSSMDGLDLTGINRLSLLWYLKVSSVDESIYELKLPSKIGDLQELETIDLHNASLKNYPSDIVSLPWLRHLISTGNKVGVVLPDEIERLETLRTLVGGLNGRSVHTLVEKRAMVQAGPAH, translated from the exons ATGGATCTTAAACCGGCAAACATATTACTAGATGGCAAAAATATGGTTCCAAAAATCACCGATTTTGATTTGTCAAGACCGGATGAAAACTCACATACTACTGGTCAATGTGTTGGAACGCA AGGATATATCGCTCCAGAATACCGGGACGCTAGCAAAACTTCAATGAAATGTGACATATATAGTTTGGGGGTCGTAATCATTGAATTGGTAACGGGATGTAAGGGCCTCCCTGACGAACATAAG GTACTTCGAAGATGGAGACATAGGTGGAGTAAGCCACCAACAATACTACAACTCCAGCAAGTAACCAGATGTATTAAGATAGGAGTGAGGTGCAGGGAAAAGAAACCAGAGCATAGGCCACCTATATCAGAAATAATCAGCTTCCTGGGTGAACCTGCAAGCACCGATGACCACACTAGCCAG ATATGCCCTGATTACAATGAAGACGACATGCTTGGGATTAAGCCGCTTGAACTACGACTTCCTTCTGAGGGAAAGAAGGAGATATCATGCTCAGTTGAACTAACCAACGATACAGCTAATTGCATTGCCTTCAACATCCAACCCTCAAGACCTCGACTCTATGGTGCACAACCAAATAAAGGCATTGTGAGACCTCAATCCAAGTATGGTGTGAAGATAACAGTGCCGCCACAACATATCGAACATGTTGAAAAGTTCATCATTAAGAGCAGAAAAGTGAGTGAGGGCCTTGGAGATGAGACTATCATAGAATGCATGTTCGAAGAGGCTGGTATAGTTGTTGATGAGGTGGATTTGAAGATTAAATATAACCCTATTTTCGAAAAGAGCAAACTGCTTCCGGAGAGAGCAATATTTTCACGCCATTATCATACAAATATGAAATACCTACAGGAAGAAAGTGACCAAGCAGTCGATGTCACAAGGGGAGCTATGGGCAGCGTGCTTGACAAGTTGGGAAAGCTCATCACAGAGGAAAACAACCTAGAACATAACATGAAGATTGACATCGAGTCTTTTTCACAAGAATTGATGAAACTTCACCTTGACTTGCCCAAGCTGGAAAAGCATGATGGGGTTAAATTTTGGGTTAATGAGGTCAAGGAGCTATCATATAAGATTGAGGATATGGTCGACGGCTTGTTGGTGCCTGTCGAGCATGAATCTACTAGTAGTGAGCTCTCGGATGAGGGTCTAGATCCCTGGCAGTATGCCATCAATCATATTGGTCGTGTGATCAAAGACATCAAGAACAAAGTTCAGTGTGTGACTGACAATAGAAATATGTACAATTTTGATGTCAATAATGTTTTAGCTAATGTAAAAGCTAAAGCGACCACTGGCCTTCAAATTTGGGCTAAGAAGGATAAAGAAGAACTAATTGGCATTGAAAAACCAAGAGATGAGCTAATAAGCCTATTTGAGGAGGATGGCAATGTACCAAACAATAAGCTCAAGATATTCTCTATCGTCGGTATGGGAGGATTGGGTAAGACCACACTTGTGAAGGCTGTGTATGACAAGCTGGAAGCACAATACCATCCTATGGCTTTTGTCAAGGTGGGCCAGAATGTTGATGTGAAGGTAGTTTTGAAGAACATTCTAACTGGATGTGGAAAGGATGCAACAAACATGGAACATTTGGATGTGGAGCAGCTCACCAGTCAACTCCAGCAATTGCTCATGTATGAGAG ATATTTCATAGTAATTGATGATCTATGGGATTCTGAAACAATGAATAATGAAACTTGGGATACTATTAAATTTGCTTTGCCAGGAAACAACTATGGTATTAGAGTGATCACAACAACAAGGATTGATCATGTTGCTCGTGCCTGTTGCTATGATGAAATGAAATGTATTCGTATGATGAATCCACTCAGTGACAATGACTCAAGAACACTATTCTTAAGCAGAATATTTGGTCCGAAGGAACCTTGCCCAGATGCACTTAAAGATATTTCAATTCATATTCTAAAAAGATGTGGTGGTTTGCCACTTGCTATCAATAGTATAGCAAATCTTCTAATTGGTGATCAGCGAAGGTCAACCTGGGATGATGTAAGGCAAAATTGGAGTGCTATGATGAAAGGAAATGCTCTTGAAAGGATGAACCAGATATTGGATCTGAGCTACGTACATCTCCCTTATCAGCTGAAGACATGCCTTCTTTATGTTGGTATGTATCAAAATAGCAACAAAGATCTACATCATATGTTGAGGAAATGGGTTGCAGAAGGTTTCGTAGAAAAGAGTACAAACGATGAGGTAGATGAAGATGTTGCAGAATTATACTTGAGGGCACTCAGAGGGATGTGTATGTTACAAGTAGATAAGGTAGGCTACTGCAACGGTGATGTATTGCATTACAGAGTACACCCTATAATGCTTGATCTTATCAGAGTCAAGGCCGCAATAGAGAATTTTATTCATGTAATTGATGGTTCAAAAAGTATGGGAGGGGATATCCATCGAGTCTCAGTCCACCACAATGATAAAGTGGATAAGCAAATTTGGGGAGCAATCGAGGAAGGGTCGCTATCGCATGTTCGGTCAGTCTTTCTTCGTCGAAGCTCACTTGTGCCTTATTTTCTGGAACTTAAGTATGTCCGAGTGCTACACATTGAATATAAGTACTCTTCCATGGATGGCCTAGATCTCACCGGCATCAATAGGTTGTCTCTCCTATGGTATTTGAAGGTTAGTTCTGTTGACGAGTCTATATATGAGCTTAAGCTACCTAGTAAAATTGGGGACCTCCAGGAATTGGAGACCATAGATCTGCATAATGCATCCCTGAAAAACTATCCATCAGATATAGTTAGTTTGCCATGGTTAAGGCATCTCATCTCGACAGGAAATAAAGTTGGTGTAGTATTACCTGATGAGATCGAGAGGTTAGAAACCCTGCGCACTCTAGTAGGCGGTTTGAATGGAAGGTCGgtgcatacactagtagaaaagagggcaatggtccaggccggtccagcccattag
- the LOC123133017 gene encoding disease resistance protein RGA5 isoform X1 — translation MEDGSLLEHRTVDESVLERRLNGVEDPKDLPLPLLQHITNDFSENRKIGQGGFGAVYKGVLQSGKHVAVKRIYVNEYTIDGKAFRREFNSLVKTNHENVVRFLGFCSNTHQTSIKVAATGKNDLVNINERLLCLEYISNGSLDTHITDELRGLPWETRYEIIFGICKGLCYLHEEKGIVHMDLKPANILLDGKNMVPKITDFDLSRPDENSHTTGQCVGTQGYIAPEYRDASKTSMKCDIYSLGVVIIELVTGCKGLPDEHKVLRRWRHRWSKPPTILQLQQVTRCIKIGVRCREKKPEHRPPISEIISFLGEPASTDDHTSQICPDYNEDDMLGIKPLELRLPSEGKKEISCSVELTNDTANCIAFNIQPSRPRLYGAQPNKGIVRPQSKYGVKITVPPQHIEHVEKFIIKSRKVSEGLGDETIIECMFEEAGIVVDEVDLKIKYNPIFEKSKLLPERAIFSRHYHTNMKYLQEESDQAVDVTRGAMGSVLDKLGKLITEENNLEHNMKIDIESFSQELMKLHLDLPKLEKHDGVKFWVNEVKELSYKIEDMVDGLLVPVEHESTSSELSDEGLDPWQYAINHIGRVIKDIKNKVQCVTDNRNMYNFDVNNVLANVKAKATTGLQIWAKKDKEELIGIEKPRDELISLFEEDGNVPNNKLKIFSIVGMGGLGKTTLVKAVYDKLEAQYHPMAFVKVGQNVDVKVVLKNILTGCGKDATNMEHLDVEQLTSQLQQLLMYERYFIVIDDLWDSETMNNETWDTIKFALPGNNYGIRVITTTRIDHVARACCYDEMKCIRMMNPLSDNDSRTLFLSRIFGPKEPCPDALKDISIHILKRCGGLPLAINSIANLLIGDQRRSTWDDVRQNWSAMMKGNALERMNQILDLSYVHLPYQLKTCLLYVGMYQNSNKDLHHMLRKWVAEGFVEKSTNDEVDEDVAELYLRALRGMCMLQVDKVGYCNGDVLHYRVHPIMLDLIRVKAAIENFIHVIDGSKSMGGDIHRVSVHHNDKVDKQIWGAIEEGSLSHVRSVFLRRSSLVPYFLELKYVRVLHIEYKYSSMDGLDLTGINRLSLLWYLKVSSVDESIYELKLPSKIGDLQELETIDLHNASLKNYPSDIVSLPWLRHLISTGNKVGVVLPDEIERLETLRTLVGGLNGRSVHTLVEKRAMVQAGPAH, via the exons ATGGAGGATGGAAGTCTACTAGAGCATAGAACAGTGGACGAAAGTGTGCTGGAGCGTAGACTTAACGGAGTCGAGGACCCGAAGGATCTTCCATTACCACTGTTGCAGCACATCACGAATGATTTCTCTGAAAATAGAAAAATTGGCCAGGGTGGATTTGGAGCTGTTTACAAG GGTGTACTCCAAAGTGGGAAACATGTTGCTGTGAAGAGGATATATGTGAATGAGTACACAATTGATGGCAAGGCATTCCGCCGGGAGTTCAATAGCCTGGTGAAAACTAATCATGAAAATGTAGTCCGGTTTCTTGGCTTCTGCTCTAATACACATCAGACATCTATAAAAGTGGCTGCGACAGGAAAAAATGACTTGGTCAACATTAATGAAAGATTGCTCTGCTTAGAGTACATTAGCAATGGAAGTCTTGATACACATATTACTG ATGAATTAAGGGGACTTCCATGGGAAACACGTTATGAGATAATCTTCGGAATTTGTAAGGGTCTGTGTTATCTTCACGAAGAAAAAGGAATTGTTCATATGGATCTTAAACCGGCAAACATATTACTAGATGGCAAAAATATGGTTCCAAAAATCACCGATTTTGATTTGTCAAGACCGGATGAAAACTCACATACTACTGGTCAATGTGTTGGAACGCA AGGATATATCGCTCCAGAATACCGGGACGCTAGCAAAACTTCAATGAAATGTGACATATATAGTTTGGGGGTCGTAATCATTGAATTGGTAACGGGATGTAAGGGCCTCCCTGACGAACATAAG GTACTTCGAAGATGGAGACATAGGTGGAGTAAGCCACCAACAATACTACAACTCCAGCAAGTAACCAGATGTATTAAGATAGGAGTGAGGTGCAGGGAAAAGAAACCAGAGCATAGGCCACCTATATCAGAAATAATCAGCTTCCTGGGTGAACCTGCAAGCACCGATGACCACACTAGCCAG ATATGCCCTGATTACAATGAAGACGACATGCTTGGGATTAAGCCGCTTGAACTACGACTTCCTTCTGAGGGAAAGAAGGAGATATCATGCTCAGTTGAACTAACCAACGATACAGCTAATTGCATTGCCTTCAACATCCAACCCTCAAGACCTCGACTCTATGGTGCACAACCAAATAAAGGCATTGTGAGACCTCAATCCAAGTATGGTGTGAAGATAACAGTGCCGCCACAACATATCGAACATGTTGAAAAGTTCATCATTAAGAGCAGAAAAGTGAGTGAGGGCCTTGGAGATGAGACTATCATAGAATGCATGTTCGAAGAGGCTGGTATAGTTGTTGATGAGGTGGATTTGAAGATTAAATATAACCCTATTTTCGAAAAGAGCAAACTGCTTCCGGAGAGAGCAATATTTTCACGCCATTATCATACAAATATGAAATACCTACAGGAAGAAAGTGACCAAGCAGTCGATGTCACAAGGGGAGCTATGGGCAGCGTGCTTGACAAGTTGGGAAAGCTCATCACAGAGGAAAACAACCTAGAACATAACATGAAGATTGACATCGAGTCTTTTTCACAAGAATTGATGAAACTTCACCTTGACTTGCCCAAGCTGGAAAAGCATGATGGGGTTAAATTTTGGGTTAATGAGGTCAAGGAGCTATCATATAAGATTGAGGATATGGTCGACGGCTTGTTGGTGCCTGTCGAGCATGAATCTACTAGTAGTGAGCTCTCGGATGAGGGTCTAGATCCCTGGCAGTATGCCATCAATCATATTGGTCGTGTGATCAAAGACATCAAGAACAAAGTTCAGTGTGTGACTGACAATAGAAATATGTACAATTTTGATGTCAATAATGTTTTAGCTAATGTAAAAGCTAAAGCGACCACTGGCCTTCAAATTTGGGCTAAGAAGGATAAAGAAGAACTAATTGGCATTGAAAAACCAAGAGATGAGCTAATAAGCCTATTTGAGGAGGATGGCAATGTACCAAACAATAAGCTCAAGATATTCTCTATCGTCGGTATGGGAGGATTGGGTAAGACCACACTTGTGAAGGCTGTGTATGACAAGCTGGAAGCACAATACCATCCTATGGCTTTTGTCAAGGTGGGCCAGAATGTTGATGTGAAGGTAGTTTTGAAGAACATTCTAACTGGATGTGGAAAGGATGCAACAAACATGGAACATTTGGATGTGGAGCAGCTCACCAGTCAACTCCAGCAATTGCTCATGTATGAGAG ATATTTCATAGTAATTGATGATCTATGGGATTCTGAAACAATGAATAATGAAACTTGGGATACTATTAAATTTGCTTTGCCAGGAAACAACTATGGTATTAGAGTGATCACAACAACAAGGATTGATCATGTTGCTCGTGCCTGTTGCTATGATGAAATGAAATGTATTCGTATGATGAATCCACTCAGTGACAATGACTCAAGAACACTATTCTTAAGCAGAATATTTGGTCCGAAGGAACCTTGCCCAGATGCACTTAAAGATATTTCAATTCATATTCTAAAAAGATGTGGTGGTTTGCCACTTGCTATCAATAGTATAGCAAATCTTCTAATTGGTGATCAGCGAAGGTCAACCTGGGATGATGTAAGGCAAAATTGGAGTGCTATGATGAAAGGAAATGCTCTTGAAAGGATGAACCAGATATTGGATCTGAGCTACGTACATCTCCCTTATCAGCTGAAGACATGCCTTCTTTATGTTGGTATGTATCAAAATAGCAACAAAGATCTACATCATATGTTGAGGAAATGGGTTGCAGAAGGTTTCGTAGAAAAGAGTACAAACGATGAGGTAGATGAAGATGTTGCAGAATTATACTTGAGGGCACTCAGAGGGATGTGTATGTTACAAGTAGATAAGGTAGGCTACTGCAACGGTGATGTATTGCATTACAGAGTACACCCTATAATGCTTGATCTTATCAGAGTCAAGGCCGCAATAGAGAATTTTATTCATGTAATTGATGGTTCAAAAAGTATGGGAGGGGATATCCATCGAGTCTCAGTCCACCACAATGATAAAGTGGATAAGCAAATTTGGGGAGCAATCGAGGAAGGGTCGCTATCGCATGTTCGGTCAGTCTTTCTTCGTCGAAGCTCACTTGTGCCTTATTTTCTGGAACTTAAGTATGTCCGAGTGCTACACATTGAATATAAGTACTCTTCCATGGATGGCCTAGATCTCACCGGCATCAATAGGTTGTCTCTCCTATGGTATTTGAAGGTTAGTTCTGTTGACGAGTCTATATATGAGCTTAAGCTACCTAGTAAAATTGGGGACCTCCAGGAATTGGAGACCATAGATCTGCATAATGCATCCCTGAAAAACTATCCATCAGATATAGTTAGTTTGCCATGGTTAAGGCATCTCATCTCGACAGGAAATAAAGTTGGTGTAGTATTACCTGATGAGATCGAGAGGTTAGAAACCCTGCGCACTCTAGTAGGCGGTTTGAATGGAAGGTCGgtgcatacactagtagaaaagagggcaatggtccaggccggtccagcccattag